In one window of Scylla paramamosain isolate STU-SP2022 chromosome 36, ASM3559412v1, whole genome shotgun sequence DNA:
- the LOC135090751 gene encoding uncharacterized protein LOC135090751 isoform X2, with protein MRAWRKDPLEVCGSKHTNATLEFHECVCKFDYRRHKNYQQTLKYKHCLLADEMRRIDNFELYVIIAVVVGVVLIFSVAAFCSCKWYLHTNSNPCGCCPCHSCKKKKRKKKEETTGVEADGTSSHGFENGNQAWTPIRLVPSKEGATYSQEPQPDTESLDRKKKGLCMKFCLSDPVQDCCEFFDCDLMWRKKSIYTIPVFGRRKPPPMQRRPTRPAPPPPKPPVPPIVKHPEPLHIGFEELQCEPIPEAPPSPEPVRVDQPRAMYVDPFAFLQKPFLRSKEKIPEEEPEALYNKMKGLVFGKKKSGSVASLNHVGVSKNPDTVSNTSSKKSKYSRTGSLASLHNFSDEQLDSSYQAKRSMSLASLHMVEEENTQQLMPKGPGSRLNVARSRGSLHNISEDDIPPSMRTDEYIDLEEMNKRIEAKMLAAQGNTAQYAPTPPQKPTVNIESKPAPPLATSGLSMGTPDFIPASAFTKPTGPQHYPQYSPTSSQGEGMMSKYYPPVPATPEKPAVPARLAVGTPVSGTGTLGRTKPTVPPRPGSGSSSPKPRAPQPPSTLSRTTM; from the exons GAGGAAGGACCCGCTGGAGGTGTGTGGGTCAAAGCACACCAATGCCACTCTTGAGTTCCATGAGTGTGTGTGCAAGTTTGACTATCGGCGCCACAAGAATTACCAACAAACCCTGAAATACAAACACTGTCTCTTGGCTGATGAAATGCGAAGGATTGACAATTTTGAATTGTATGTGATCattgctgtggtcgtgggagtGGTGCTGATATTTAGTGTGGCAGCTTTTTGTTCCTGCAAGTGGTACCTTCATACTAATAGCAACCCATGTGGATGCTGCCCATGTCACTCctgcaagaagaagaaaaggaaaaagaaagaggagacaacAGGAGTAGAGGCAGATGGCACAAGCAGCCATGGCTTTGAGAATGGGAACCAGGCATGGACTCCAATACGCCTTGTTCCCTCAAAGGAAGGAGCCACCTATTCCCAGGAGCCTCAGCCAGATACTGAGAGTTTGGACCGCAAAAAGAAGGGACTTTGCATGAAGTTTTGTTTAAGTGATCCAGTTCAAGACTGTTGTGAGTTCTTTGACTGTGATCTCATGTGGCGCAAGAAAAGCATTTACACCATACCTGTGTTTGGCCGCCGCAAGCCACCCCCAATGCAGAGGAGACCCACCCGTCCTGCACCCCCGCCCCCCAAGCCTCCTGTTCCTCCCATTGTAAAGCATCCTGAGCCTTTGCATATTGGCTTTGAAGAATTACAGTGTGAACCCATTCCTGAGGCTCCCCCATCCCCAGAGCCTGTAAGGGTTGATCAGCCCAGGGCCATGTATGTTGATCCATTTGCCTTCCTACAGAAACCCTTCCTgagaagcaaggaaaagatACCTGAGGAGGAACCAGAAGCCCTGTACAATAAAATGAAAGGTTTGGTATTTGGTAAGAAGAAGAGCGGCAGTGTGGCATCCCTTAATCATGTAGGAGTGTCAAAGAACCCAGACACAGTTAGTAATACTTCAAGTAAAAAGAGCAAATACAGCAGGACTGGGAGTTTGGCCTCCCTTCATAACTTCAGTGATGAACAACTGGACAGCAGCTACCAGGCCAAGAGGTCCATGAGTCTTGCATCCCTGCacatggtggaggaggagaacacccAGCAGCTGATGCCAAAGGGACCAGGGAGCAGGCTGAATGTAGCAAGAAGCAGAGGCTCACTTCATAACATTTCTGAAGATGATATTCCTCCTTCAATGAGAACAGATGAATACATAGACCTTGAGGAGATGAACAAGCGGATAGAGGCAAAGATGTTGGCTGCACAGGGTAACACTGCTCAGTATGCACCCACCCCACCACAGAAACCTACAGTAAACATTGAGAGTAAGCCTGCCCCACCCCTGGCCACCTCAGGGCTCAGCATGGGGACACCAGACTTCATTCCAGCCTCTGCCTTCACAAAGCCCACAGGACCACAGCATTACCCTCAGTACAGCCCAACCTCATCACAAGGGGAGGGAATGATGTCAAAGTATTACCCACCAGTGCCTGCAACTCCTGAGAAGCCTGCAGTGCCAGCAAGGCTAGCTGTTGGAACCCCTGTTAGTGGCACTGGCACCCTAGGAAGGACCAAGCCCACAGTGCCACCCAGGCCTGGAAGTGGCAGCAGCTCCCCTAAACCACGAGCACCACAGCCGCCCTCCACCCTGAGCAG GACCACCATGTAA
- the LOC135090751 gene encoding uncharacterized protein LOC135090751 isoform X1: MRAWRKDPLEVCGSKHTNATLEFHECVCKFDYRRHKNYQQTLKYKHCLLADEMRRIDNFELYVIIAVVVGVVLIFSVAAFCSCKWYLHTNSNPCGCCPCHSCKKKKRKKKEETTGVEADGTSSHGFENGNQAWTPIRLVPSKEGATYSQEPQPDTESLDRKKKGLCMKFCLSDPVQDCCEFFDCDLMWRKKSIYTIPVFGRRKPPPMQRRPTRPAPPPPKPPVPPIVKHPEPLHIGFEELQCEPIPEAPPSPEPVRVDQPRAMYVDPFAFLQKPFLRSKEKIPEEEPEALYNKMKGLVFGKKKSGSVASLNHVGVSKNPDTVSNTSSKKSKYSRTGSLASLHNFSDEQLDSSYQAKRSMSLASLHMVEEENTQQLMPKGPGSRLNVARSRGSLHNISEDDIPPSMRTDEYIDLEEMNKRIEAKMLAAQGNTAQYAPTPPQKPTVNIESKPAPPLATSGLSMGTPDFIPASAFTKPTGPQHYPQYSPTSSQGEGMMSKYYPPVPATPEKPAVPARLAVGTPVSGTGTLGRTKPTVPPRPGSGSSSPKPRAPQPPSTLSRSGHVVKPTAPPPPPPVTAPIESSL; encoded by the coding sequence GAGGAAGGACCCGCTGGAGGTGTGTGGGTCAAAGCACACCAATGCCACTCTTGAGTTCCATGAGTGTGTGTGCAAGTTTGACTATCGGCGCCACAAGAATTACCAACAAACCCTGAAATACAAACACTGTCTCTTGGCTGATGAAATGCGAAGGATTGACAATTTTGAATTGTATGTGATCattgctgtggtcgtgggagtGGTGCTGATATTTAGTGTGGCAGCTTTTTGTTCCTGCAAGTGGTACCTTCATACTAATAGCAACCCATGTGGATGCTGCCCATGTCACTCctgcaagaagaagaaaaggaaaaagaaagaggagacaacAGGAGTAGAGGCAGATGGCACAAGCAGCCATGGCTTTGAGAATGGGAACCAGGCATGGACTCCAATACGCCTTGTTCCCTCAAAGGAAGGAGCCACCTATTCCCAGGAGCCTCAGCCAGATACTGAGAGTTTGGACCGCAAAAAGAAGGGACTTTGCATGAAGTTTTGTTTAAGTGATCCAGTTCAAGACTGTTGTGAGTTCTTTGACTGTGATCTCATGTGGCGCAAGAAAAGCATTTACACCATACCTGTGTTTGGCCGCCGCAAGCCACCCCCAATGCAGAGGAGACCCACCCGTCCTGCACCCCCGCCCCCCAAGCCTCCTGTTCCTCCCATTGTAAAGCATCCTGAGCCTTTGCATATTGGCTTTGAAGAATTACAGTGTGAACCCATTCCTGAGGCTCCCCCATCCCCAGAGCCTGTAAGGGTTGATCAGCCCAGGGCCATGTATGTTGATCCATTTGCCTTCCTACAGAAACCCTTCCTgagaagcaaggaaaagatACCTGAGGAGGAACCAGAAGCCCTGTACAATAAAATGAAAGGTTTGGTATTTGGTAAGAAGAAGAGCGGCAGTGTGGCATCCCTTAATCATGTAGGAGTGTCAAAGAACCCAGACACAGTTAGTAATACTTCAAGTAAAAAGAGCAAATACAGCAGGACTGGGAGTTTGGCCTCCCTTCATAACTTCAGTGATGAACAACTGGACAGCAGCTACCAGGCCAAGAGGTCCATGAGTCTTGCATCCCTGCacatggtggaggaggagaacacccAGCAGCTGATGCCAAAGGGACCAGGGAGCAGGCTGAATGTAGCAAGAAGCAGAGGCTCACTTCATAACATTTCTGAAGATGATATTCCTCCTTCAATGAGAACAGATGAATACATAGACCTTGAGGAGATGAACAAGCGGATAGAGGCAAAGATGTTGGCTGCACAGGGTAACACTGCTCAGTATGCACCCACCCCACCACAGAAACCTACAGTAAACATTGAGAGTAAGCCTGCCCCACCCCTGGCCACCTCAGGGCTCAGCATGGGGACACCAGACTTCATTCCAGCCTCTGCCTTCACAAAGCCCACAGGACCACAGCATTACCCTCAGTACAGCCCAACCTCATCACAAGGGGAGGGAATGATGTCAAAGTATTACCCACCAGTGCCTGCAACTCCTGAGAAGCCTGCAGTGCCAGCAAGGCTAGCTGTTGGAACCCCTGTTAGTGGCACTGGCACCCTAGGAAGGACCAAGCCCACAGTGCCACCCAGGCCTGGAAGTGGCAGCAGCTCCCCTAAACCACGAGCACCACAGCCGCCCTCCACCCTGAGCAGGTCAGGACATGTGGTGAAGCCCACagcccccccacctcccccgccTGTCACTGCTCCCATTGAATCTTCCCTCTGA
- the LOC135090751 gene encoding uncharacterized protein LOC135090751 isoform X3: MRRIDNFELYVIIAVVVGVVLIFSVAAFCSCKWYLHTNSNPCGCCPCHSCKKKKRKKKEETTGVEADGTSSHGFENGNQAWTPIRLVPSKEGATYSQEPQPDTESLDRKKKGLCMKFCLSDPVQDCCEFFDCDLMWRKKSIYTIPVFGRRKPPPMQRRPTRPAPPPPKPPVPPIVKHPEPLHIGFEELQCEPIPEAPPSPEPVRVDQPRAMYVDPFAFLQKPFLRSKEKIPEEEPEALYNKMKGLVFGKKKSGSVASLNHVGVSKNPDTVSNTSSKKSKYSRTGSLASLHNFSDEQLDSSYQAKRSMSLASLHMVEEENTQQLMPKGPGSRLNVARSRGSLHNISEDDIPPSMRTDEYIDLEEMNKRIEAKMLAAQGNTAQYAPTPPQKPTVNIESKPAPPLATSGLSMGTPDFIPASAFTKPTGPQHYPQYSPTSSQGEGMMSKYYPPVPATPEKPAVPARLAVGTPVSGTGTLGRTKPTVPPRPGSGSSSPKPRAPQPPSTLSRSGHVVKPTAPPPPPPVTAPIESSL; the protein is encoded by the coding sequence ATGCGAAGGATTGACAATTTTGAATTGTATGTGATCattgctgtggtcgtgggagtGGTGCTGATATTTAGTGTGGCAGCTTTTTGTTCCTGCAAGTGGTACCTTCATACTAATAGCAACCCATGTGGATGCTGCCCATGTCACTCctgcaagaagaagaaaaggaaaaagaaagaggagacaacAGGAGTAGAGGCAGATGGCACAAGCAGCCATGGCTTTGAGAATGGGAACCAGGCATGGACTCCAATACGCCTTGTTCCCTCAAAGGAAGGAGCCACCTATTCCCAGGAGCCTCAGCCAGATACTGAGAGTTTGGACCGCAAAAAGAAGGGACTTTGCATGAAGTTTTGTTTAAGTGATCCAGTTCAAGACTGTTGTGAGTTCTTTGACTGTGATCTCATGTGGCGCAAGAAAAGCATTTACACCATACCTGTGTTTGGCCGCCGCAAGCCACCCCCAATGCAGAGGAGACCCACCCGTCCTGCACCCCCGCCCCCCAAGCCTCCTGTTCCTCCCATTGTAAAGCATCCTGAGCCTTTGCATATTGGCTTTGAAGAATTACAGTGTGAACCCATTCCTGAGGCTCCCCCATCCCCAGAGCCTGTAAGGGTTGATCAGCCCAGGGCCATGTATGTTGATCCATTTGCCTTCCTACAGAAACCCTTCCTgagaagcaaggaaaagatACCTGAGGAGGAACCAGAAGCCCTGTACAATAAAATGAAAGGTTTGGTATTTGGTAAGAAGAAGAGCGGCAGTGTGGCATCCCTTAATCATGTAGGAGTGTCAAAGAACCCAGACACAGTTAGTAATACTTCAAGTAAAAAGAGCAAATACAGCAGGACTGGGAGTTTGGCCTCCCTTCATAACTTCAGTGATGAACAACTGGACAGCAGCTACCAGGCCAAGAGGTCCATGAGTCTTGCATCCCTGCacatggtggaggaggagaacacccAGCAGCTGATGCCAAAGGGACCAGGGAGCAGGCTGAATGTAGCAAGAAGCAGAGGCTCACTTCATAACATTTCTGAAGATGATATTCCTCCTTCAATGAGAACAGATGAATACATAGACCTTGAGGAGATGAACAAGCGGATAGAGGCAAAGATGTTGGCTGCACAGGGTAACACTGCTCAGTATGCACCCACCCCACCACAGAAACCTACAGTAAACATTGAGAGTAAGCCTGCCCCACCCCTGGCCACCTCAGGGCTCAGCATGGGGACACCAGACTTCATTCCAGCCTCTGCCTTCACAAAGCCCACAGGACCACAGCATTACCCTCAGTACAGCCCAACCTCATCACAAGGGGAGGGAATGATGTCAAAGTATTACCCACCAGTGCCTGCAACTCCTGAGAAGCCTGCAGTGCCAGCAAGGCTAGCTGTTGGAACCCCTGTTAGTGGCACTGGCACCCTAGGAAGGACCAAGCCCACAGTGCCACCCAGGCCTGGAAGTGGCAGCAGCTCCCCTAAACCACGAGCACCACAGCCGCCCTCCACCCTGAGCAGGTCAGGACATGTGGTGAAGCCCACagcccccccacctcccccgccTGTCACTGCTCCCATTGAATCTTCCCTCTGA